One Planctomycetota bacterium DNA segment encodes these proteins:
- a CDS encoding HEAT repeat domain-containing protein has product MVVSRTGVVLGALVFGLGLAGLASAAEPPQGVAALVEKLPCDKPEEAQAILQEILKGAPDSLVELTKMLKAPGPDDDSKARFALHGLATWVQRADAEAERELFAETVAKQLDADLAPAVKGFLIRQLQLAGKAESIAPLGKFLTDAELGEYAAQALLAMNDKAVVPVFQEALPKATGPCRVAILQALGVLRAAKGNSIALNALGDKDRETRLVAAFALANSADPSAVAPLLKGAEAEEQYERSQMTDAALLLARRLGETGEKAAGAKLARQLLAGKASGIHVRCAALVALAAAAGEEAMDEVLAAMGSEDLDIRASGISAAIAMPGEKATQRWVGQLKAAKPAAKVAILDLLAKRGDPAACPAVIEAMGDADEAVRLAAIRAAATAGTEAAVPPLAAKLAGESAAERSAAQGSLLRLPGEAATAALVKQLEAAAPDAKAPLFDILAGRKGREHLKTILGYTADANPKIAAAAVAALGKLADESDLPALGKLLLEAKDDAVRSAAERGLASACSRLADKEKATVAVAAALKDTQGAARAALLRVLGGLGTQGACETLRASLNDPSADVKNAAIRALADWRDDAPAADLLQVAKTATDDVHHVLALRGYVRLIAVRKDRPADERLKMCQEAMAAAKRDDERRAVLSAVGDIPTAEALTMAEASLGNAALKNEAAIAAIKIARALSGADRDAARQAIGKAAAASDNPEVQKQAKEAVAFLERNEGFITAWLASGPYKGAKTATVHEPEKPEAKDVKWKLVAATGDQPGFVDLNKELGAPGDCAGYLKCQVYSPKEQPAVIESGSDDGMKIWLNGAVVMDKDVPRSFKLNEDQTKVTLKEGWNQLLIKVVNGGGGWEAAVRLRAPDGGALPGLKLKAE; this is encoded by the coding sequence ATGGTCGTCAGCCGCACGGGCGTCGTGTTGGGAGCACTCGTCTTCGGGCTGGGCCTTGCGGGCCTGGCCTCCGCCGCTGAGCCGCCCCAGGGCGTTGCCGCCCTCGTGGAGAAGCTGCCCTGCGACAAGCCGGAGGAGGCACAGGCCATCCTCCAGGAGATCCTCAAGGGGGCGCCCGACAGCCTCGTGGAGCTGACGAAGATGCTCAAGGCGCCCGGCCCGGACGACGACAGCAAGGCCCGCTTCGCCCTCCACGGCCTGGCGACCTGGGTGCAGCGCGCCGACGCGGAGGCCGAACGCGAGCTCTTCGCGGAGACCGTCGCGAAGCAGCTCGACGCCGACCTGGCGCCCGCGGTCAAGGGCTTCCTCATCCGCCAGCTCCAGCTCGCGGGCAAAGCCGAGTCCATCGCGCCGCTCGGCAAGTTCCTCACCGACGCGGAGCTGGGCGAGTACGCCGCCCAGGCCCTTCTGGCGATGAACGACAAGGCGGTCGTCCCGGTCTTCCAGGAGGCGCTGCCCAAGGCGACCGGCCCATGCCGCGTGGCCATCCTCCAGGCCCTCGGCGTGCTGCGCGCCGCGAAGGGCAACAGCATCGCCCTCAACGCCTTGGGCGACAAGGACCGCGAGACGCGTCTCGTGGCGGCGTTCGCTCTGGCGAACTCCGCTGACCCCTCGGCCGTGGCGCCGCTGCTCAAGGGCGCGGAGGCCGAGGAGCAGTACGAACGCAGCCAGATGACCGACGCAGCACTTCTCCTCGCCCGCCGCCTGGGCGAGACGGGCGAGAAGGCGGCCGGGGCGAAGCTGGCACGCCAGCTCCTCGCGGGCAAGGCCAGCGGCATCCACGTCCGCTGCGCGGCCCTCGTCGCCCTGGCGGCCGCGGCCGGCGAAGAGGCGATGGATGAGGTGCTGGCCGCGATGGGCAGCGAGGACCTGGACATCCGGGCCAGCGGCATCTCCGCCGCCATCGCCATGCCCGGCGAGAAGGCCACCCAGCGCTGGGTCGGCCAGCTCAAGGCCGCCAAGCCGGCGGCCAAGGTCGCCATCCTCGACCTGTTGGCCAAGCGCGGCGACCCGGCCGCGTGCCCGGCCGTCATCGAGGCGATGGGCGACGCCGACGAGGCGGTGCGCCTGGCCGCCATCCGCGCCGCCGCCACCGCCGGCACCGAGGCTGCCGTGCCGCCTCTGGCTGCGAAACTCGCGGGCGAGAGCGCCGCCGAGCGCTCCGCCGCGCAGGGCAGCCTCCTCCGCCTTCCCGGGGAAGCCGCCACCGCGGCCCTCGTGAAGCAGCTCGAGGCCGCCGCGCCCGACGCCAAGGCCCCGCTCTTCGACATCCTGGCCGGCCGCAAGGGCCGCGAGCACCTGAAGACCATCCTGGGCTACACGGCCGACGCGAATCCCAAGATCGCCGCCGCCGCCGTCGCCGCCCTCGGCAAGCTGGCAGACGAGAGCGACCTGCCGGCCCTCGGCAAGCTCCTCCTGGAGGCGAAGGACGACGCCGTGCGCTCCGCCGCCGAACGCGGCCTCGCCTCCGCCTGCTCCCGCTTGGCCGACAAGGAGAAGGCCACGGTCGCCGTCGCCGCCGCACTCAAGGACACCCAGGGCGCCGCCCGCGCCGCCCTCCTGCGCGTCCTGGGCGGCCTCGGCACCCAGGGCGCCTGCGAGACCCTCCGCGCCAGCCTGAACGACCCCAGCGCCGACGTGAAGAACGCCGCGATCCGGGCACTGGCCGACTGGCGCGACGACGCCCCGGCGGCCGACCTCCTCCAGGTCGCGAAGACCGCCACGGATGACGTCCACCACGTCCTCGCCCTGCGCGGCTACGTGCGCCTGATCGCCGTGCGCAAGGACCGGCCGGCCGACGAGCGCCTGAAGATGTGCCAGGAGGCCATGGCCGCTGCAAAACGCGATGACGAGCGGCGCGCCGTCCTCTCCGCCGTCGGCGACATTCCCACCGCCGAAGCGCTGACGATGGCGGAGGCCAGCCTCGGCAATGCCGCCCTCAAGAACGAGGCGGCCATTGCCGCCATCAAGATCGCGCGTGCCCTCAGCGGCGCCGACCGCGACGCCGCCAGGCAGGCCATCGGCAAGGCCGCCGCCGCGAGTGACAACCCCGAAGTCCAGAAGCAGGCCAAGGAGGCCGTCGCTTTCCTCGAACGCAACGAGGGCTTCATCACCGCCTGGCTCGCCAGCGGCCCCTACAAGGGCGCCAAGACCGCCACCGTCCATGAGCCCGAGAAGCCCGAGGCCAAGGACGTGAAGTGGAAGCTCGTGGCCGCCACGGGCGACCAGCCGGGCTTCGTGGACCTCAACAAGGAGCTGGGCGCGCCCGGCGATTGCGCCGGCTACCTCAAGTGCCAGGTCTACTCGCCCAAGGAACAGCCCGCCGTCATCGAAAGCGGCAGCGACGACGGCATGAAAATCTGGCTCAACGGCGCCGTGGTCATGGACAAGGACGTGCCGCGCTCCTTCAAGCTCAACGAGGACCAGACCAAGGTCACCCTCAAGGAGGGCTGGAACCAGTTGCTCATCAAAGTCGTCAACGGCGGGGGCGGCTGGGAGGCCGCGGTGCGGCTGCGCGCGCCTGACGGCGGGGCGCTGCCCGGCCTCAAGCTCAAGGCGGAGTGA
- a CDS encoding heparinase II/III family protein, giving the protein MRTPSKVAWAGWGMLCSLALAGEPPQTLWQTTLKDRIGHAWSGELVHFDIPIRLAADPAHHRLIVAEGDTAAEIPFQTTVSPDRKRQLWCVVNLSPFAEKTLRLEARPAATDITTPMPATEAKDRWQIESGALRIEVPRSIADRTAENDAPPPLLRLQNAAGSPWVGAGRFKGTGDLLSLKAAVHRGPVTTEATLHYEFEKGKYDAWLRLIRGQPEVLWMERGEFQSSDASLEWDLAGFEPGTGVWDYYRTQSEWRKTALGVSKAYPIEDGQAETTTFTPWVQWWMDDVSTWLELWDKEKAWAIGIFTGDPLDWGPEDREAYRAAAFRLDRQGRRAKLHLPLRKGTRTWGLSLAPRTPDERIGPNTTVGPADTARRQIKYAESPLDEVKDYVLTDATPPTSYPLFAITKADRERLRGAAPQGIPFLQKLAEAAEWARKARPIEDAEGFWHLGVPPDQRPWPALPPKDTLAAAALLGIPWAAESHLRCMVLRESLGCVENILRHVTGPGMGIAPHNWMCGGPLAYLPPLADLAMPHLSSRERDVLCARLLFLAYKLASERYWAPRLGFSANPNMTTLVYAELAFLSFLFPKHPMAAEWRKAGVGEMFHEVETWSGPNGGWLEAPHYATVALDHIVAIGYATKNLGLGDKLLYHERLKKSIEWLAKIATPPDPRFHGLRHSPPIGNTWLYETTCLPGYMAKVWRDRDPAYANAMQWMWEQQGRPLHPGIGGAYPTTDGFREALFSPFPSLGPPQWGSEQFPGSGAILRAHFPGDRETQLYLIQGKLHDHYDDDQGSFELWGKGRPLLCDFGYNGYDPAEHHNRMDINGPGDIVAFATTPAADFLHNRQGAWDRRILFVKDPDPLGPNYVLIRDTVGKDAARPGNWRL; this is encoded by the coding sequence GTGAGAACCCCCTCGAAGGTTGCGTGGGCGGGATGGGGCATGCTCTGCTCCCTCGCCCTGGCCGGCGAGCCGCCCCAGACCCTGTGGCAGACGACGCTGAAGGACCGCATCGGCCACGCCTGGTCGGGCGAACTCGTGCATTTCGATATCCCGATCCGCCTCGCCGCCGACCCGGCCCACCACCGCCTGATCGTCGCCGAGGGCGACACCGCGGCCGAAATCCCGTTCCAGACCACCGTGTCGCCGGACAGGAAGCGCCAGCTCTGGTGCGTGGTGAACCTGTCGCCCTTCGCGGAGAAGACGCTGCGCCTCGAAGCGAGACCGGCCGCCACGGACATCACAACCCCAATGCCGGCCACCGAGGCCAAGGACCGCTGGCAGATCGAAAGCGGCGCGCTCCGCATCGAGGTGCCGCGAAGCATCGCCGACAGGACGGCCGAGAACGACGCCCCCCCTCCCCTCCTCCGCCTCCAGAACGCCGCGGGAAGCCCCTGGGTCGGCGCGGGCCGCTTCAAGGGCACGGGCGACCTCCTCTCCCTCAAGGCCGCCGTTCACCGCGGCCCCGTGACCACCGAGGCCACGCTCCACTATGAGTTCGAGAAGGGCAAGTACGACGCCTGGCTCCGCCTCATCCGCGGCCAGCCCGAGGTCCTCTGGATGGAGCGCGGCGAGTTCCAGAGCAGCGATGCCTCGCTCGAATGGGACCTTGCAGGCTTCGAGCCTGGCACAGGCGTGTGGGACTACTATCGCACCCAGAGCGAATGGCGCAAGACCGCCCTCGGCGTCTCCAAAGCCTATCCCATCGAGGACGGGCAGGCCGAGACGACCACCTTCACGCCCTGGGTCCAGTGGTGGATGGACGACGTTTCGACATGGCTCGAGCTGTGGGACAAGGAGAAGGCCTGGGCCATAGGCATCTTCACGGGCGACCCGCTCGACTGGGGACCCGAGGACCGTGAAGCCTATCGCGCCGCCGCCTTCCGTCTCGACCGCCAGGGCCGCCGGGCCAAGCTGCACCTGCCGCTGCGGAAGGGCACCCGCACCTGGGGCCTCTCGCTCGCGCCCCGCACCCCCGACGAGCGCATCGGCCCGAACACCACGGTAGGCCCCGCCGACACCGCCCGCCGCCAGATCAAGTACGCCGAGTCGCCCCTCGACGAGGTCAAAGACTATGTACTCACCGACGCCACGCCGCCCACGTCCTATCCCCTCTTCGCCATCACGAAGGCCGACCGCGAGCGGCTGCGCGGGGCGGCGCCGCAGGGCATCCCGTTCCTCCAGAAGCTTGCCGAAGCGGCCGAATGGGCGAGGAAGGCCAGGCCCATCGAGGATGCCGAGGGCTTCTGGCACCTGGGCGTGCCGCCCGACCAGCGTCCCTGGCCCGCGCTGCCGCCCAAGGACACCCTTGCCGCCGCCGCCCTCCTCGGCATCCCCTGGGCCGCCGAGAGCCACCTCCGCTGCATGGTCCTGCGCGAGAGCCTGGGCTGCGTCGAGAACATCCTGCGCCACGTGACCGGCCCCGGCATGGGCATCGCCCCGCACAACTGGATGTGCGGCGGCCCGTTGGCCTACTTGCCGCCGCTGGCCGACCTGGCCATGCCGCACCTGAGCAGCCGCGAGCGCGACGTGCTGTGCGCCCGCCTGCTGTTCCTTGCCTACAAGCTCGCCTCCGAGAGATACTGGGCGCCGCGTCTCGGCTTCTCGGCCAACCCGAACATGACGACGCTCGTCTACGCCGAGCTGGCCTTCCTGTCGTTCCTCTTCCCCAAGCACCCGATGGCCGCCGAGTGGCGCAAGGCGGGCGTGGGCGAGATGTTCCACGAGGTCGAAACATGGTCCGGCCCGAACGGCGGCTGGCTCGAGGCGCCCCATTACGCCACCGTAGCCCTCGACCACATCGTGGCCATCGGCTACGCGACGAAGAACCTCGGGCTCGGCGACAAGCTGCTCTACCACGAGCGCCTCAAGAAGTCCATCGAGTGGCTCGCCAAGATCGCCACGCCGCCCGACCCGCGCTTCCACGGCCTCCGTCACTCGCCTCCCATCGGCAACACCTGGCTCTACGAGACCACCTGCCTCCCCGGCTACATGGCCAAGGTCTGGCGCGACCGCGACCCTGCCTACGCCAACGCCATGCAATGGATGTGGGAGCAGCAGGGCCGCCCCCTCCACCCCGGCATCGGCGGCGCCTATCCCACCACCGACGGCTTCCGCGAGGCGCTCTTCAGCCCCTTCCCCTCGCTCGGGCCGCCCCAGTGGGGCAGCGAGCAGTTCCCCGGCAGCGGCGCCATCCTTCGCGCCCATTTCCCCGGCGACCGCGAGACCCAGCTCTACCTCATCCAGGGCAAGCTCCACGACCACTACGACGACGACCAGGGCAGCTTCGAGCTCTGGGGCAAAGGCCGCCCGCTCCTGTGCGACTTCGGCTATAACGGCTATGACCCCGCCGAGCACCACAACCGCATGGACATCAATGGCCCCGGCGACATCGTGGCCTTCGCCACCACGCCCGCCGCCGACTTCCTCCACAACCGGCAAGGCGCCTGGGACCGTCGCATCCTGTTCGTCAAGGACCCCGACCCCCTCGGCCCCAACTACGTCCTCATCCGCGACACCGTGGGCAAGGACGCCGCGCGCCCGGGCAACTGGCGCCTGTAG
- a CDS encoding PEP-CTERM sorting domain-containing protein, with product MRLTRSSWVCIFIVVASRLGLAVPITLLEYTFPTAGGAGVEVHSSLNPTTVAVGLNPSFNMAIRDTAGTITLGTENPTPNYATQPVLRVDPDGNSSSLAQAITNNKYFVFALQPDLNYELDLLQLEFLTARGGAGTPRGWGLRSSVDGYASTIAGADITTVRATWSSVTVPLPASYFEGITGPVTFRMYVYSPADGSTIEFDNIRLIGEATLLPEPATMSLLAVGALILVRRRRK from the coding sequence ATGCGTCTGACCCGATCTTCTTGGGTGTGCATCTTCATCGTCGTCGCATCGCGGCTCGGCCTCGCCGTTCCCATCACCCTGCTCGAGTACACTTTCCCCACGGCGGGCGGCGCGGGGGTCGAAGTCCACTCCTCGCTCAACCCAACCACCGTCGCCGTAGGCCTCAACCCGTCGTTCAACATGGCGATTCGAGACACGGCGGGCACCATCACCCTCGGCACCGAGAACCCCACGCCGAACTACGCCACGCAGCCTGTGCTGCGCGTGGACCCCGATGGCAATTCCAGTAGCCTGGCTCAGGCCATTACGAACAACAAGTACTTCGTCTTCGCGCTGCAGCCCGACCTCAACTACGAGCTGGACCTGCTCCAGCTCGAGTTCCTCACTGCGCGCGGGGGCGCGGGCACGCCGCGCGGTTGGGGGCTGCGGTCGAGCGTTGACGGCTATGCCTCCACCATCGCGGGGGCGGACATCACAACCGTGCGCGCGACATGGTCGAGCGTCACGGTGCCCCTGCCCGCTTCGTACTTCGAGGGCATCACGGGCCCCGTCACGTTTCGCATGTACGTGTACTCGCCCGCGGACGGCTCGACCATCGAGTTCGACAACATCCGCCTCATCGGCGAGGCGACGCTACTGCCCGAGCCCGCCACCATGTCGCTCCTCGCCGTGGGGGCGCTGATCCTCGTTCGTCGCCGCCGCAAGTGA
- a CDS encoding LysE family transporter — protein MKSRWAIFASALVIGLSGAMMPGPLLTASIGYTMQRGFLAGGPLLVLGHAILELALVVLVLAGIGPLLSRPRVGAAIGLVGGAVLIWMGYGMISSAMGGMRLAAEPRAGTLMTSPVLAGALISLANPYWSLWWATIGLKYIALSRERANTGVVAFYCGHQLSDVAWYFFVAGAVALGRKAIPDVVYRWAIGACGIVLLAFAAYFMVGAVRTFVRARLALPKVPTPSGG, from the coding sequence ATGAAGAGCCGCTGGGCCATCTTCGCGAGCGCACTGGTCATCGGCCTCTCGGGCGCCATGATGCCCGGGCCGCTGCTCACGGCGAGCATCGGCTACACGATGCAGCGCGGGTTCCTCGCGGGCGGACCGCTGCTGGTCCTCGGCCACGCCATCCTGGAGCTTGCGCTCGTGGTGCTAGTCCTCGCGGGCATCGGGCCGCTGCTGTCGCGGCCAAGGGTGGGCGCCGCCATCGGCCTCGTCGGAGGCGCCGTGCTCATCTGGATGGGCTACGGGATGATTTCCTCAGCCATGGGCGGGATGCGGCTCGCTGCCGAGCCGCGCGCGGGCACACTGATGACCAGTCCCGTGCTCGCGGGAGCGCTCATCTCGCTTGCGAACCCCTACTGGTCGCTGTGGTGGGCGACGATTGGGCTGAAGTACATTGCTCTTTCGCGCGAAAGAGCCAACACCGGTGTCGTCGCATTCTACTGCGGCCATCAACTCTCGGACGTGGCCTGGTACTTCTTCGTCGCAGGCGCCGTGGCCCTGGGCCGCAAGGCCATCCCCGATGTGGTCTATCGCTGGGCCATCGGTGCCTGTGGCATCGTGCTCCTGGCCTTCGCCGCATACTTCATGGTCGGAGCGGTCCGCACCTTCGTTCGCGCGCGTCTCGCCCTCCCGAAGGTTCCAACACCTTCGGGAGGGTAA
- a CDS encoding fumarylacetoacetate hydrolase family protein, which translates to MRLVTFRKGKANHLGAIVGDSVADIVAASRASGGPALPADMIALLDMGAKGLRAAKAAARFALKNPKRGLLVPLELVRLEAPVPCPRKLLALAGNYSSHLKEEGKNARAKREQTPRVFMKPPSTTVNRPGGPIPITRYSHFVDWEVELGIVIGRKARDVSAKDASRHIAGYTIVNDISEREFCVQKRTKTEDFDKFFDWLNGKWPDGFAPMGPCITTPDEIGDPMNLAIRLSVNGTVMQDANTSGMIYNCAEIVSFISRWVTLEPGDIIATGTPAGIGKVRGIRLRPGDLVRCEIEKIGVLENRVVKS; encoded by the coding sequence ATGCGTCTCGTCACATTCCGCAAGGGCAAGGCCAACCATCTCGGTGCGATCGTGGGCGACAGCGTGGCCGACATCGTGGCGGCCAGCCGCGCCAGCGGCGGCCCGGCCCTCCCGGCCGACATGATCGCGCTGCTCGACATGGGCGCCAAGGGCCTGCGCGCCGCCAAGGCCGCGGCCCGCTTCGCCCTCAAGAACCCCAAGCGCGGCCTCCTCGTGCCGCTCGAACTCGTGCGCCTCGAAGCCCCCGTGCCCTGCCCCCGCAAGCTCCTCGCCCTCGCGGGCAACTACTCCTCGCACCTCAAGGAGGAGGGCAAGAACGCCCGCGCCAAGCGCGAGCAGACGCCCCGCGTGTTCATGAAGCCCCCCTCCACCACCGTCAACCGTCCCGGCGGACCCATCCCCATCACCCGCTATTCTCACTTCGTGGACTGGGAGGTGGAGCTGGGCATCGTTATCGGCCGCAAGGCGAGGGACGTGTCGGCTAAGGATGCTTCCCGCCACATCGCAGGCTACACCATCGTTAACGACATCTCGGAGCGCGAGTTCTGCGTCCAGAAGCGCACGAAGACCGAGGACTTCGACAAGTTCTTCGACTGGCTGAACGGCAAGTGGCCCGACGGCTTCGCCCCGATGGGGCCGTGCATCACCACGCCCGACGAGATCGGCGACCCGATGAACCTGGCCATCCGCCTGAGCGTGAACGGCACCGTGATGCAGGACGCGAACACGAGCGGGATGATCTACAACTGTGCGGAAATCGTGTCCTTCATCTCGCGCTGGGTCACGCTGGAGCCGGGCGACATCATCGCCACGGGCACCCCCGCCGGCATCGGCAAGGTGCGCGGCATCCGCCTGAGGCCAGGCGACCTGGTGCGGTGCGAGATTGAGAAGATCGGTGTGCTGGAGAACAGGGTCGTGAAGAGCTGA
- a CDS encoding amidohydrolase family protein: MGKLGRILVRGGTVIDGTGAPARRADVLVEGGRIAAVGGCGQGADGEVLEATGLAVAPGFHDIHTHFDLSLVAEPAHLDGLRQGITTYHVGQCGLGFAPASPGTQALFRDYLAGITGDPALPPFRTVADYLALLRGSAAHVVAILPHGLLRAEVAGMRRGPLSSRQLDRMKALAAEGMEQGARGLSTGLTYFPGSEADIEELVAVAEVVAARGGVYVTHLRNYTDQFLDAIDEACEIGRRAGLPVQISHLRPQGRFRNRAGDVLTHIESWRARGVDVAFDMYTYLKGYTLMSALFLAPEVYAGGIEAALSLLGEPAERRRLRDAAPAADWSEVHIASVWSEANRRFEGLRLPAFAEAVGKDVFDACVDLLVEERLRVGVVGWPIEESDLREVLRHPLCLVGSDSIPMGGARHPRASGCFARYLGHYVRDLGLLPLEEAIRRITSVPARRYGLDGRGVIAEGMAADLVVFDPTAIRDRATYDQPLLLAEGVHHVLLSGRLVLRDGELV, translated from the coding sequence ATGGGCAAATTGGGCCGCATTCTTGTGCGAGGCGGCACGGTGATTGACGGCACGGGCGCGCCGGCAAGGCGGGCCGATGTGCTCGTGGAGGGCGGCCGCATCGCCGCTGTCGGCGGCTGCGGCCAGGGCGCCGACGGCGAGGTGCTGGAGGCTACGGGCCTGGCCGTGGCTCCGGGCTTCCATGACATTCACACCCACTTCGACCTGTCGCTTGTTGCCGAGCCGGCCCATCTCGACGGCCTGCGGCAAGGGATCACCACCTACCATGTTGGCCAGTGCGGCCTGGGCTTCGCGCCCGCATCGCCCGGGACCCAGGCCCTGTTTCGCGACTACCTGGCCGGCATCACGGGCGATCCTGCGTTGCCGCCGTTCCGCACCGTGGCGGATTACCTTGCGCTCCTCCGGGGCAGCGCGGCCCATGTTGTTGCCATCCTGCCGCACGGGCTGCTGCGCGCGGAGGTGGCGGGGATGCGCCGCGGCCCGCTCTCGTCGCGGCAGCTCGACCGGATGAAGGCCCTCGCCGCCGAGGGAATGGAGCAAGGCGCCCGGGGGCTCTCGACCGGGCTCACCTACTTCCCCGGCTCCGAGGCCGACATCGAGGAACTCGTCGCGGTGGCCGAGGTCGTGGCCGCGCGCGGGGGCGTCTATGTGACGCACCTGCGCAACTACACTGACCAGTTCCTTGATGCGATAGATGAGGCGTGCGAGATCGGCCGCCGCGCCGGCCTGCCCGTCCAGATCTCCCACCTGAGGCCGCAGGGCAGGTTCCGCAACCGCGCGGGCGATGTGCTCACCCACATCGAGTCCTGGCGGGCGAGGGGGGTGGACGTCGCCTTCGACATGTACACCTACCTCAAAGGTTACACGCTCATGTCGGCGCTGTTCCTCGCGCCCGAGGTGTATGCGGGGGGCATCGAGGCGGCGTTGTCTCTGTTGGGCGAGCCCGCCGAGCGGCGTCGCCTGCGGGATGCTGCGCCCGCGGCCGACTGGTCTGAGGTCCACATCGCCAGCGTGTGGAGCGAGGCGAACCGGCGCTTCGAGGGCCTGCGCCTGCCCGCCTTCGCCGAGGCCGTGGGCAAGGACGTCTTCGACGCCTGCGTGGACCTTCTGGTTGAGGAGCGGCTGCGCGTGGGCGTCGTAGGCTGGCCGATCGAGGAGAGCGATCTACGCGAGGTGCTGCGTCACCCGCTGTGCCTTGTGGGCAGCGACAGCATCCCGATGGGCGGCGCACGCCACCCGAGGGCCTCGGGCTGCTTCGCCCGCTACCTTGGCCACTACGTGAGGGACCTTGGTCTCTTGCCGCTCGAGGAGGCCATTCGCCGCATCACGTCGGTTCCCGCCCGCCGCTATGGCCTGGATGGCCGGGGCGTCATCGCCGAGGGCATGGCGGCGGACCTCGTGGTTTTCGACCCCACGGCCATCCGCGACCGCGCCACCTACGACCAGCCGCTCCTCCTCGCCGAAGGGGTCCACCACGTGCTTCTGAGCGGCCGACTCGTCCTGCGCGACGGCGAGCTTGTGTAA
- a CDS encoding DSD1 family PLP-dependent enzyme: MGSVAIAELDTPALVIDLDALERNLRRMAAFFAPLPCKLRPHAKTHKCTEIARRQVALGAIGITCAKLGEAEAMAAGGIEDILIANQVVGERKLQRLAALARRALVTVAVDNLVNAGAIAEAARRAGATVGALIEVDTGMGRCGMPADRATIVRAAQEVARMPGLRFRGLMGYEGHAVLLEDATERKARAEAAARTLVACVEAVRKAGIAVEIVSAGGTGTYDLTSQVEGITEIQAGSYVFMDARYARVKPEFENALFLAATVVSRPTPDRVVLDAGMKSVTHEFGLPAVAEPPGLRLASLSEEHATCTAEGLCDLAPGDQVWLLPTHCCTTVNLHDRYWCVRDGRVAASWPIEARGKFA; the protein is encoded by the coding sequence ATGGGTTCTGTGGCGATTGCGGAACTGGATACCCCCGCGTTGGTGATCGATCTGGACGCGCTGGAGCGCAACCTGCGGCGGATGGCCGCGTTCTTCGCGCCGCTGCCGTGCAAGCTGCGGCCCCACGCGAAGACCCACAAGTGCACCGAGATCGCGCGCCGCCAGGTGGCGCTGGGGGCCATCGGCATCACGTGCGCCAAGCTGGGCGAGGCCGAGGCGATGGCCGCGGGCGGCATCGAGGACATCCTCATCGCCAATCAGGTGGTCGGCGAGCGCAAGCTCCAGCGCCTCGCAGCACTGGCCCGTCGCGCCCTGGTGACCGTGGCCGTGGACAATCTGGTCAACGCCGGCGCGATTGCCGAAGCCGCGCGCCGCGCCGGGGCCACGGTGGGGGCGCTCATCGAGGTGGACACGGGAATGGGGCGCTGCGGCATGCCCGCCGACCGAGCGACCATCGTGCGCGCCGCGCAGGAGGTCGCGCGCATGCCGGGGCTCCGCTTCCGCGGCCTGATGGGCTACGAGGGCCACGCCGTGCTGCTGGAGGACGCCACCGAGCGAAAGGCCCGGGCCGAAGCGGCCGCACGCACCCTGGTGGCCTGTGTCGAGGCGGTGCGGAAGGCGGGGATCGCGGTGGAGATCGTCTCGGCCGGCGGCACAGGCACCTACGACCTCACCTCGCAGGTCGAAGGCATCACCGAAATCCAGGCCGGCTCGTACGTGTTCATGGACGCCCGCTACGCGCGTGTGAAGCCCGAGTTCGAGAACGCCCTCTTCCTCGCCGCCACCGTGGTGAGCCGGCCCACGCCCGACCGCGTGGTGCTCGACGCTGGGATGAAATCCGTCACCCACGAATTCGGCCTGCCCGCCGTGGCCGAGCCGCCGGGCCTGAGGCTGGCCAGCCTGTCGGAGGAGCACGCCACCTGCACGGCCGAGGGGCTGTGCGACCTGGCGCCCGGCGACCAGGTGTGGCTCCTACCCACGCACTGCTGCACCACCGTGAACCTTCACGACCGCTACTGGTGCGTGCGCGACGGCCGGGTGGCGGCCTCCTGGCCCATCGAAGCCCGCGGCAAGTTCGCCTGA